The following are encoded in a window of Brevibacillus ruminantium genomic DNA:
- a CDS encoding DUF1128 domain-containing protein translates to MADLTQPTAENLATIVEGIKAKLNMANTAVMRPEDFDLEHYEDLLYLYNMVQKKANFSINEMTAIVEELGGMRKQS, encoded by the coding sequence ATGGCAGATTTGACCCAGCCCACAGCAGAAAACCTGGCGACGATCGTCGAAGGCATCAAGGCCAAGCTGAATATGGCCAACACTGCAGTCATGAGACCAGAGGATTTCGATCTTGAGCACTACGAGGATCTGTTGTATCTGTACAACATGGTGCAGAAGAAAGCGAATTTCAGCATTAATGAAATGACCGCCATTGTCGAAGAATTGGGCGGGATGAGAAAGCAGTCCTGA
- a CDS encoding DUF3656 domain-containing U32 family peptidase encodes MRNGIKREDIELLAPAGNWDCLKAAVANGANAVFFGVEKFNARARAENFQMAELPEIMAFLHLYGVKGFLTFNILVFEDELNDARELVEACIEAGVDALIVQDLGLVKLIREISPDFPIHGSTQMTITSPEAVDFTKPFAIERVVLGRENSLKEIKVIGEKAKLPMEVFVHGALCVSYSGQCLTSEMWGGRSANRGECAQACRLPYDLIVDGVEREMGNIAYLLSPKDLAAIELVPELIEAGVTSFKIEGRLKSPEYVANVVSKYRAAIDRYFAGQDVKPSEQDIRELQQSFSRGFTTGFLEGTNNKKLLDGTFPKSRGVFLGTVKKVLKHAVLVELNSPLKRGDGIVFDAGDPTQKEEGGRVYDLLQRGQKVEGEVKSGLYEIVMGRNDVKLQKIHVGDRVWKTSDPELDKRLRKTFETEKPYQTFPLAVHVSGQLGEKLSVTWVDKRASNAVSNQSDISLEKALKRPLTAELLHEQLGRLGGTVYHLNAGDLTVQLEDELILPVSELNRMRREAVEQLLFLRSKPPVYQKYNANVLEEVKSPQTVEKPQLTALCRSLAQVEAAAQTDVDFLYADFEFVKQYPDAVKLAHRYGKKIAIATMRIHMPDENGVLALIARSKPDAILVRNTGALYYYMARRHELDIPLIGDFSLNIANHKAVELFLDCGLEWVTPSYDLNIQQMVDLLEKTDASKLEVVIHQHMPMFHTEHCVYCTFLSPGTDHTNCGTPCETSRVSLRDRVGFSHPVRVDTGCRNTVYNAIDQSGAEYLSEFKKLGVGSYRIEFLEEEPERVQEVIRLYRQALRGEVSGTHVWRSLKATNQLGVTRGQLIK; translated from the coding sequence ATGCGAAATGGTATCAAACGTGAGGATATTGAGCTTCTGGCACCCGCAGGAAACTGGGACTGCCTGAAGGCTGCTGTCGCCAATGGTGCAAACGCCGTTTTTTTTGGTGTAGAAAAGTTTAACGCACGAGCAAGAGCCGAGAACTTCCAAATGGCAGAACTGCCGGAGATTATGGCATTTTTGCACTTGTATGGAGTCAAAGGCTTTTTGACTTTTAACATTTTGGTTTTTGAAGATGAACTGAATGATGCCCGTGAACTGGTGGAAGCTTGCATAGAGGCCGGGGTGGACGCCCTGATTGTTCAGGACCTCGGTCTGGTCAAACTGATTCGGGAGATTTCACCCGATTTTCCGATTCACGGCTCTACCCAAATGACGATTACCTCCCCGGAAGCGGTTGATTTTACCAAGCCGTTCGCGATTGAGCGCGTCGTGCTGGGGCGGGAGAACTCCTTAAAGGAAATCAAAGTCATTGGGGAAAAAGCGAAGCTTCCCATGGAGGTATTCGTTCATGGCGCACTCTGTGTCTCCTATTCCGGTCAATGCCTCACGTCAGAGATGTGGGGAGGACGTTCGGCGAATCGCGGGGAGTGTGCACAAGCCTGTCGTTTGCCGTACGATCTGATCGTTGACGGTGTTGAGCGGGAGATGGGCAACATCGCCTACCTGCTCTCTCCCAAAGATTTGGCGGCGATTGAACTGGTGCCCGAGCTGATCGAAGCGGGCGTCACTTCTTTTAAAATCGAAGGCCGCCTCAAATCTCCAGAATACGTGGCCAACGTAGTGAGCAAATACCGCGCAGCCATCGACCGCTATTTTGCCGGACAGGATGTAAAGCCGAGCGAACAGGATATCCGGGAGCTGCAGCAGAGCTTCTCTCGCGGATTTACAACCGGTTTTTTGGAAGGGACCAACAACAAAAAGCTGTTGGACGGCACCTTTCCGAAAAGCCGCGGGGTCTTTCTAGGGACGGTAAAAAAAGTATTGAAGCACGCTGTGCTGGTAGAGCTGAACTCTCCCCTGAAACGTGGAGACGGCATTGTCTTTGATGCCGGGGACCCGACTCAGAAGGAAGAAGGCGGACGCGTCTACGACCTGCTCCAACGCGGTCAAAAGGTAGAAGGCGAAGTGAAGAGCGGCCTCTACGAGATCGTCATGGGGCGAAATGACGTCAAGCTTCAAAAGATCCATGTCGGGGACCGTGTGTGGAAAACAAGCGATCCCGAGCTGGATAAACGCCTCCGCAAGACCTTTGAAACAGAGAAACCGTACCAGACCTTCCCGCTTGCTGTGCATGTCAGCGGTCAACTGGGCGAAAAGCTGAGCGTCACATGGGTTGATAAGCGGGCCAGCAACGCCGTCAGCAACCAATCGGACATCTCGCTGGAGAAAGCACTGAAACGCCCCCTGACCGCTGAATTGCTGCACGAACAGTTGGGGCGCTTGGGCGGAACGGTTTACCATCTGAACGCAGGCGATCTGACTGTCCAGCTTGAAGATGAACTGATCCTGCCTGTCAGCGAGTTGAACCGGATGCGCCGGGAAGCCGTGGAGCAACTTCTTTTCCTGCGATCCAAACCGCCTGTTTATCAAAAGTATAACGCCAATGTTCTGGAAGAAGTGAAGTCGCCACAAACGGTAGAAAAACCGCAGCTGACCGCCCTTTGCCGCTCGCTGGCCCAGGTGGAAGCCGCAGCGCAGACAGACGTCGATTTCCTCTACGCCGACTTTGAATTCGTCAAGCAGTATCCAGATGCGGTTAAGCTGGCTCATCGCTATGGCAAAAAGATTGCAATTGCTACGATGCGGATTCACATGCCGGACGAGAACGGTGTCCTCGCCTTGATCGCCCGAAGCAAGCCTGATGCCATTCTGGTGAGAAATACGGGCGCTCTCTACTATTACATGGCGCGCAGACATGAGCTGGACATCCCGTTGATCGGTGACTTCTCGCTGAATATTGCCAACCACAAGGCGGTTGAGCTGTTTCTCGATTGCGGACTGGAATGGGTCACCCCATCCTACGATTTGAACATTCAGCAGATGGTCGATCTCCTGGAAAAGACCGATGCTTCGAAACTGGAAGTGGTCATCCACCAGCATATGCCGATGTTCCACACCGAACACTGTGTATACTGCACGTTTCTCAGTCCCGGTACAGACCATACCAACTGCGGGACACCGTGTGAAACCTCTCGCGTCTCACTTCGCGACAGGGTAGGCTTTTCCCATCCTGTACGCGTCGACACCGGCTGCCGCAACACGGTGTACAATGCGATTGACCAGTCTGGTGCTGAGTATCTGAGTGAATTCAAAAAATTGGGCGTCGGAAGCTACCGGATTGAATTTCTGGAAGAGGAGCCTGAGCGCGTCCAGGAAGTGATCCGCTTGTACCGCCAGGCACTTCGCGGCGAAGTCAGCGGAACGCATGTATGGCGCTCGCTGAAAGCCACCAACCAATTGGGAGTTACCCGCGGCCAACTGATCAAATAG
- the cimA gene encoding citramalate synthase, producing MKPNVCLYDTTLRDGTQGEGVSLSVEDKVKIALRLDQFGIDFIEGGWPGSNPKDMAFFERMKEVKLQNATITAFGSTCRPLVAAADDENLRALLESGVKAVAIFGKSWDLHVTDALKTTLDENIRMVSDSVRFLKSQGLTVLFLAEHFFDGYKANPVYALRVLEAAESAGADWIVLCDTNGGTLPHEVYEIVKTVKGSLQVKLGIHPHNDCELAVANAIAAVQAGAEQVQGTTNGIGERCGNVNLVSVIPNLQLKLGYSCVEPEQLQQLTKLSRFVAEVCNMAMPNNQPFVGNSAFAHKGGIHVSAVLKDPKTYEHIEPELIGNKRRVLVSELSGQSNLLAKTDELDINVELDKQEAREIIQRIKEREFQGYQYEGAEASLSLMLLAAGGKLEQLFTLDSFKILMEKSADRSILSEATVKLQVNGQLVHTAAEGNGPVNALDNALRKALETHFPCLAEMQLTDYKVRVLDESGATAAKVRVLIESGRNGEKWSTVGVSTNVIEASWEALVDSIRYLLWKEGCKLSEPEEKVEARAGIVNH from the coding sequence ATGAAACCAAACGTATGCTTGTATGACACGACTCTCCGGGACGGGACTCAGGGAGAAGGAGTCAGCTTGTCAGTGGAGGACAAGGTGAAAATTGCCCTTCGCCTGGATCAGTTTGGCATTGACTTCATTGAAGGTGGCTGGCCAGGAAGCAATCCAAAGGATATGGCCTTTTTTGAGCGGATGAAAGAGGTCAAGCTGCAGAACGCGACCATCACCGCTTTTGGCAGCACCTGTCGTCCTCTGGTGGCGGCAGCCGATGATGAGAACCTGCGGGCGCTGTTGGAGAGCGGCGTAAAAGCAGTGGCGATTTTCGGGAAATCATGGGATTTGCATGTGACTGATGCGCTCAAAACCACCTTGGACGAGAACATTCGGATGGTGTCTGATTCTGTCCGTTTTCTCAAATCACAGGGCCTGACGGTATTGTTTTTGGCCGAGCATTTTTTCGACGGATACAAAGCGAATCCGGTGTACGCCCTGCGTGTACTGGAGGCAGCGGAGTCGGCTGGTGCCGACTGGATCGTCCTGTGCGATACCAACGGCGGCACACTGCCGCATGAGGTCTATGAGATCGTAAAAACAGTAAAAGGGAGCCTGCAGGTGAAGCTGGGCATCCATCCGCATAACGACTGTGAGCTGGCGGTAGCCAATGCCATTGCCGCTGTTCAGGCAGGTGCTGAGCAGGTTCAGGGGACGACAAACGGCATCGGAGAGCGCTGCGGCAATGTCAACCTGGTCTCGGTAATCCCCAATCTGCAGCTCAAGCTGGGCTATTCTTGTGTAGAACCGGAGCAATTGCAGCAGCTGACAAAGCTCTCACGCTTTGTGGCTGAAGTATGCAATATGGCGATGCCCAATAACCAGCCTTTTGTCGGCAACAGCGCATTTGCCCATAAGGGTGGCATACACGTCAGTGCCGTGCTGAAAGACCCGAAAACCTATGAACATATTGAGCCAGAGCTTATTGGAAACAAGCGTCGCGTTCTGGTCTCCGAGCTCTCCGGCCAGAGTAATCTGCTCGCCAAGACTGACGAGCTGGATATCAACGTGGAGCTGGACAAACAGGAGGCACGGGAAATCATACAGCGAATCAAAGAGCGCGAATTCCAGGGATATCAATACGAGGGTGCGGAGGCATCGCTTTCGCTGATGCTGCTCGCTGCAGGCGGCAAGCTGGAACAGCTGTTCACGCTGGATTCGTTTAAAATCCTGATGGAGAAGTCGGCAGATCGTTCCATACTCTCGGAAGCCACGGTCAAGCTGCAAGTAAACGGGCAACTGGTTCACACCGCCGCCGAAGGAAACGGTCCGGTCAATGCCCTCGACAATGCGCTGCGCAAAGCATTGGAAACGCATTTTCCCTGCCTGGCCGAGATGCAGCTCACGGATTACAAAGTGCGCGTACTGGATGAAAGCGGTGCAACCGCAGCAAAAGTGCGTGTGCTGATCGAGTCCGGCCGCAACGGGGAAAAATGGAGTACGGTTGGCGTCTCTACCAATGTGATTGAGGCGAGCTGGGAAGCGCTGGTGGACAGTATTCGCTACCTGCTTTGGAAAGAAGGGTGCAAGCTGTCTGAACCGGAGGAAAAGGTCGAAGCGCGCGCCGGGATTGTCAATCATTAA